A window of the Henckelia pumila isolate YLH828 chromosome 3, ASM3356847v2, whole genome shotgun sequence genome harbors these coding sequences:
- the LOC140887464 gene encoding ornithine aminotransferase, mitochondrial: MALRKSLRYLLAGVEGARNVRSLSALPEGSVASAQSSQNLINLEGQYSAHNYHPIPVVFSQAKGSYIWDPEGKKYVDFLSAYSAVNQGHCHPKILKALVEQAERLTLSSRAFHNDQFPVFAERLTNMFGYDMVLPMNTGAEGVETALKLARKWGYLKKKIPREEAIIVSCCGCFHGRTLAVISMSCDNEATRGFWPLLPGHVKVDFGDEVALEKIFKEKGDRIAGFLFEPIQGEAGVIIPPDGYLQAVRDLCSKYNVLMIADEIQSGLARSGRMLACDWENVHPDVVILGKALGGGMFPVSAVLADKDVMLCIQPGEHGSTFGGNPLASAVAIASLDVIKDEKLAERSAQLGQELREQLVKVQQQFPDLIKEIRGKGLFNAVELNNAAMSPLTAYDICLKLKERGILAKPTHDSIIRLTPPLTISRDELQEGSNALRNILELDLPKMQKEKPDDKNISHSASTACDRCGRNLYGSS, translated from the exons ATGGCGTTGAGGAAAAGTTTACGTTATTTACTGGCCGGAGTTGAGGGGGCAAGAAATGTTAGGAGCTTAAGCGCACTCCCAGAAGGCAGCGTCGCTTCTGCACAATCCTCTCAGAATCTCATCAACTTGGAGGGACAGTACAGTGCCCACAA TTATCATCCTATTCCCGTTGTCTTTTCGCAAGCAAAAGGATCATATATTTGGGATCCTGAAGGCAAGAAATATGTAGACTTCCTCTCGGCTTATTCTGCCGTCAATCAG GGTCATTGCCACCCCAAAATCTTGAAAGCATTGGTAGAACAGGCTGAAAGGCTTACGCTCAGTTCAAGAGCCTTTCATAATGACCAATTTCCAGTATTTGCCGAACGTCTCACCAACATGTTTGGATATGATATGGTGCTGCCGATGAACACAGGTGCTGAAGGTGTCGAAACAGCATTGAAGTTGGCCAGAAAATGGGGTTATCTCAAGAAAAAAATTCCAAGAGAGGAG GCCATCATTGTTTCATGTTGTGGCTGCTTTCATGGACGCACATTAGCTGTTATTTCCATGAGCTGTGATAACGAGGCTACTCGTGGGTTTTGGCCCTTGTTGCCAGGCCATGTCAAAGTTGATTTTGGTGATGAAGTTGCGCTCGAGAAAATCTTTAAAG AGAAAGGAGATCGCATAGCAGGTTTTCTCTTTGAACCTATCCAAGGGGAGGCAGGG GTTATAATTCCTCCTGATGGTTACCTACAAGCTGTTAGAGATCTTTGCTCAAAATATAATGTTCTGATGATTGCTGACGAAATACAAAGTGGCTTAGCGCGTTCAGGGAGAATGCTTGCATGTGATTGGGAGAATGTCCATCCGGATGTTGTT ATACTAGGAAAAGCATTGGGCGGTGGAATGTTTCCTGTAAGTGCAGTACTAGCAGACAAAGATGTTATGCTCTGCATTCAGCCTGGAGAGCATGGAAG CACCTTTGGAGGGAATCCATTGGCCAGTGCAGTTGCGATTGCATCCCTGGATGTGATAAAAGACGAGAAACTTGCTGAAAG ATCTGCCCAACTGGGACAGGAGCTTAGGGAACAACTTGTGAAGGTTCAACAACAATTTCCCGATCTTATAAAAGAAATACGAGGAAAAGGTTTGTTCAATGCTGTGGAGCTTAACAATGCCGCCATGTCCCCGTTAACTGCGTATGACATATGCCTTAAGCTCAAAGAGAGAGGAATTCTTGCAAAACCCACACATGATTCTATTATACGATTGACACCTCCTCTGACCATAAG TCGGGATGAGCTCCAAGAAGGTTCCAACGCACTGCGAAATATTTTGGAACTTGATCTGCCTAAGATGCAGAAAGAGAAGCCAGATGACAAAAATATCTCCCATTCAGCTTCCACCGCCTGCGACAGATGCGGGCGTAACTTGTATGGTTCCTCCTAA
- the LOC140887465 gene encoding F-box protein At4g18380, with amino-acid sequence MGSIRLDLVGKIHPEPIDQFDRLPDSILLLIFNKIGDVKALGRCCTVSKRFHSLVPQVDSIIVRVDCVISDDDPSASMTSVDKSRHPVSSFFRLFLGIFKPLQSLTQLMTPSTRRLPSISQDFDCENERSSVTHHSPTQVLKNFNEIKILRIELPSGELGIDEGVLLKWKANFGSTLDSCVILGASSVITNPNRVGDCIASCDVGNTDRGHGVENDNGSIPDSFYTNGGLKLRVVWTISSLIAASARHYLLQPIIAEHKTLECLMLMDSDGQGVLSMNKDQLEELRVKPLSASSASKRTLVPALDMRLWYSPHLELPNGMILKGATLVAIKPIEQSKKEAVGLDVNWVASAFEEPFGTAARMLVKRRTYCLEMNSF; translated from the coding sequence ATGGGGTCGATTCGGCTAGATCTGGTCGGTAAGATTCATCCAGAACCGATCGATCAATTCGACCGGCTCCCGGACTCTATCCTTCTCTTGATCTTCAACAAAATCGGGGATGTCAAAGCCTTGGGCCGATGCTGTACTGTTTCGAAGAGATTTCATTCTCTCGTTCCTCAAGTGGACAGCATAATCGTCCGCGTGGATTGCGTCATCTCCGACGATGATCCCTCCGCCTCCATGACCTCCGTGGACAAGTCCCGCCACCCAGTTTCCTCCTTTTTCCGCTTATTCTTGGGAATCTTCAAGCCGTTGCAATCGCTCACTCAGCTCATGACCCCTTCCACCCGTCGCCTTCCTTCGATTTCCCAAGATTTTGATTGCGAAAATGAGCGGAGCAGCGTCACCCACCATTCACCTACTCAAGTCTTGAAAAATTTCAATGAGATCAAGATCCTCAGGATTGAACTTCCTAGTGGGGAGTTGGGGATCGATGAGGGTGTTTTGCTTAAGTGGAAAGCTAATTTTGGTTCTACCCTCGATAGTTGTGTAATTCTTGGAGCTTCGAGCGTCATTACTAATCCGAATAGAGTTGGCGATTGTATTGCCTCTTGTGATGTCGGCAATACCGACCGTGGCCATGGAGTGGAGAATGATAATGGGAGCATACCCGACTCTTTTTACACGAACGGGGGATTGAAGTTACGGGTTGTGTGGACTATTAGCTCATTGATTGCTGCCTCAGCGAGACATTACCTGCTTCAGCCGATAATAGCTGAACACAAGACGCTAGAATGCTTGATGTTGATGGATTCAGATGGGCAGGGGGTGTTGTCAATGAATAAAGATCAGTTGGAGGAACTACGGGTGAAGCCTTTGTCCGCTTCCTCGGCATCGAAGAGGACTCTTGTTCCAGCTCTGGATATGCGTTTATGGTACTCTCCGCATTTGGAGTTGCCGAATGGGATGATTCTAAAAGGAGCGACCTTGGTTGCTATTAAGCCTATTGagcagtccaagaaagaagCTGTGGGTTTGGATGTGAATTGGGTTGCATCGGCATTTGAGGAGCCGTTTGGAACTGCTGCAAGAATGTTGGTGAAGAGGAGGACATATTGTCTGGAAATGAACTCATTCTGA
- the LOC140890610 gene encoding transcription factor TCP2-like, whose protein sequence is MDLDEIQRKFPRISKGDGRLDSGKVVYGKKMDGQYGDEEDGKSKRGGGSNGGGSVGGVDLGGGAGGFYGWASSRIVRVSRASGGKDRHSKVLTSKGLRDRRVRLSVNTAIQFYDLQDRLGYDQPSKAVEWLLKAAASSISELPPMNSLFPDTPKQLSDEKRSSIDQLRLDSVEVEMDGGGGAGDAKYHRHQQMTKSSACSSTSETSKSSGLSLSRSESRIKARERAKERVAGKEKEKENESCQMASLNPLSHTTSFTELLSSGMNSNHNHNPTSPNRPVQENSNESNNFFQKSRLWSSTPMDYFNNASGQIHFANSMASPLFSVAGENQTETQHFSFVPEHFVPASNSNSNQNNGNGSNEYNLNFTISSSSANSSGLAAYNGGTLQSNSTPPSMLPYNYLQRFSLIDVPSSPSIFLGTAAPVENHHQFLPGFDARLQLSYGDPNPNNAPRHSSQKGKGKN, encoded by the coding sequence ATGGATTTGGATGAGATTCAGCGTAAGTTTCCAAGAATCAGCAAAGGTGATGGAAGGCTGGACTCGGGAAAAGTAGTCTACGGTAAGAAAATGGACGGCCAGTATGGAGATGAAGAAGATGGCAAGAGTAAGAGGGGTGGTGGTTCTAACGGCGGCGGAAGTGTTGGAGGAGTGGATCTCGGCGGTGGCGCTGGTGGGTTTTACGGCTGGGCTTCGTCTAGGATCGTTAGGGTTTCGCGAGCTTCCGGGGGAAAAGATCGGCACAGCAAAGTGCTGACCTCCAAGGGGCTAAGAGACCGACGTGTGCGCCTCTCTGTGAACACCGCTATTCAGTTCTATGATTTGCAGGACCGCTTAGGGTATGATCAGCCCAGCAAGGCGGTGGAATGGCTGCTCAAGGCGGCTGCTAGCTCCATCTCCGAACTCCCGCCCATGAATTCTCTCTTCCCAGACACCCCCAAGCAACTGAGTGATGAGAAAAGGTCTAGCATCGATCAACTCAGGCTAGATTCAGTCGAAGTAGAGATGGACGGGGGAGGCGGAGCCGGGGATGCCAAATACCACCGTCACCAGCAAATGACGAAATCCTCCGCCTGTAGTAGCACTTCTGAGACGAGCAAAAGCTCCGGCCTCTCGCTCTCCAGATCTGAAAGCCGGATCAAAGCCCGGGAGCGCGCAAAGGAGAGAGTTGCGGGGAAGGAGAAGGAGAAAGAAAACGAATCCTGTCAAATGGCTTCTCTAAACCCTCTCTCGCATACCACTTCCTTCACTGAGCTCTTGAGTTCAGGGATGAACAGCAACCACAATCACAACCCCACCAGCCCCAATAGGCCAGTTCAAGAAAACTCCAACGAGTCCAAtaatttctttcaaaaatctCGTCTTTGGTCCTCAACTCCAATGGACTACTTCAACAATGCTTCGGGGCAAATCCACTTTGCGAATTCTATGGCTTCGCCGCTTTTTAGCGTGGCCGGAGAGAACCAGACAGAGACCCAACACTTCTCCTTTGTCCCCGAACACTTTGTCCCAGCTAGCAACAGTAACAGTAACCAAAACAATGGCAATGGCAGCAACGAGTACAACTTGAATTTCACTATCTCCTCCTCTTCTGCTAATTCGTCTGGCCTTGCTGCTTACAACGGGGGGACCCTTCAGTCCAATTCCACGCCGCCATCTATGTTGCCTTACAATTACCTCCAGAGATTCTCTCTCATAGATGTTCCTTCATCTCCTAGCATCTTCCTCGGCACGGCGGCGCCGGTGGAGAACCACCACCAATTCCTTCCTGGGTTCGATGCTCGTCTGCAGCTCAGCTATGGCGACCCAAATCCCAACAACGCCCCCAGGCATTCATCCCAGAAAGGAAAAGGAAAGAACTGA